The DNA window GCAGTGATTTTCCCGTTGAAGCACCAAATCCGCTGTTTGGCTTCCACGCGGCCGTGGCCCGGCAGGATGCAAAGAATTTCCCGGCGGGTGGGTATCAGATGACAAACGCCGTCGATCGGAAGTCGGCCCTGCTGGCCATGACCCGCTGGGCAGCCTATGCCTGTTTCGAAGATCACCTGCGCGGCAGCATCGCGCCCGGCAAACAGGCCGATTTCGTCGTGCTCGACCGCGATATTATGACCGTTCCGAACGAACAGCTGCGTGATACAAAGGTCCGGCAGACGTGGATTAATGGCGAAAAGATTTTTAGCACTGGCAAGAACTGAATGGTAACATGTTAATTCATTTATAAGTAACAATAATTTCACAATTACCTTACAGAACCTGGATCGATAAAGGGGTAAGTATCACGTATTTTGCGCGTTACTGCCACTCTAACCACCCATGTTCCATACCGCACCCACCTACGTCGATCCGGCGTTACCGTCCACCTACCAACCCCGTAAATTCTATGTCCCTCCATCCATTATTCTTCTGTTACTTATTGCCCTAGCATTCGGCCTGCGCGTTTACAAATCAGGCGTCCACGGCATTTATCTGGATGAGAAACTGACGCTGGTCTGTACGCAGGGCGTTGTGTACGAAGGCTCGAATCAGCACGACGTATTTTTCACCCCCGGCAAAACTTACTTCACCCCTGCCGAATTCTGGAAACCCAAAACGCTGACCGATTACAACGAGGCCATCATCCGAAGTGATATTAGCAACAGTCCGGCCTACACAGCCATGCTATCGGCCTGGATTGATGCGTTTGGCATCAGCGATTTTTCCATTCGGTTTCCGTCCGTTCTGTTCAGCACCTTCATCGTTATCTTGATTTACGTGCTAGCCCGCCGGTATCTGAAATCAGAGCCACTTGCCCTGCTTTGTGCCTTCCTGGCTGCGATCGAGCCGTTTTTTATCGCGTACAGTCACATGGCCCGCAGCTACTGCACGACAATTTCCATGTCGTTGCTGGCTACCTACCTGTTTCTGTGTATCCTCGACCGGCGGGCCGAAGGCAAACAGCCCATTGGGTTATACATCGGCTATGGACTGGCTTTCGCTCTAACGATGCTGGGCCACTACCTGGGCGCGCTGGTTTTTGTCTGTCACGGCCTATACATGCTACTTTATGTTCGCGACTGGCGCACCTACGTCGGGCTGTTGATTACCGGTGTCACGGCATTCCTGGCAATTCTGCCCTGGTTCGTCATTGGCGGTGGTAAGTACGTATTTATGACGATGGCGTACCAGGCTCAGTTTTACAAAAAACTGGCCGACACCAACCCATTCAATAACGGCTTCGGGCTTATTCTACCCACTACGATCATCAACGTGTTTCGCCGAATGGAATTGATCGTGGCCGATCTGTTCATGCTCTCCAATGGCGTTACTGGCGAAACCCTGGGCTTTCGCAACCTACTCGTTGCGACGGTACTGGGCATAGCAGCAACAGCATTTGTTTACCAATCTGAACGACGGTCAGCGACACCATCATGGGTAAAAGTAGCGGTCCCCTTGTTGTTAGTTGTGGGTTATTCGGTCTATACAACCCACTCGCCACGACTACTCGTGGCCGCTGCGTTGCCGCTATTCGTACTGATGGCATACCGGGCGGTGCGGTCGTTTGGTCAATCGTTGGAACGCCGTTTTTTAGTGCTGATGGGTTTACTCACGATTGTACCGACACTGTTTATCGTAGTCATGGCGTTCCGCAACGGACATACCTATGGCATCACACAGCGCTATACCAGTTTTTCGTTTCCCTACGCCATTGTACTGGTGGGCATGACTGTCTGGCAAATTTTCCGTGAGCCCGCCTATCTGCGCTGGACGTTGAGCGCCATACTACTGATTCAGCTTGGGTACGTAGCGAAACTACTGAACCGTGTCTACGAAGATCAAGCATCTAAGTACACGTACTTCGGGCGGTACCGCGACAGCAATCCCTATGCGCGGGCAGCCGATCAACCGGTTGTACATGCCCGGCGACACCGTACTATACCCATCGCCCCGCAATGCCCCACGCGACGAGGTGGAGAAAACTTACTCGAACTATTCGGTAGCCGACGCCCAGCTTACAAACCTGTATCTGCCACACAAGGCTATGTACATACAGCGGATGGACACGACCCAAACGGACCTTATTCTCCTGAAGCGTGGGAATACAGGTCGTCTCATCACCGTGTTCGATTTTGAGGGTGCCACGTACCGGTATTGACCAATAGGCAGTCGCCCGATTACGTTAAACGATCAGGCGACTGCCTTACACTTCCTTTTTGGGGCGCGGCAACAATTTAGGTTTAAGACGCTGTTCGGCGCAATCAACCAGTTCAGCAATCCGCTTTTGGCGCGTTTCGCTGCGTCTGGCCGCTGAAATCCAGATCAGAAGTGTGCGCTTATCCGAGCGACACAGGCTTGTAAAAAACTCGTTGGCAGTTGGTCGTTCAGCGAGTTCAGTCGCCAGGTCGGCCGGGATGACCTGTGCTTCGGCTTCGTCCAGCAGCAACCAGGAACCGTTCTCTTTAGCTCGCTCGATACTGGCCATACCGGCTGGCATCATCAGTCCGACGTCTACTAGCCGCACAAGGCGCTCTTTGTTGACTTTCGACCAGCCACTTTTGGGTTTACGCGGACAAAAAAACTGCATAAACGTATCGGCATCGACGGGTTTGGCGGTACTGTCGATCCAGCCAAAACACAGCGCTTCCTCAACGGCTTCGTTGTAGGTCACCCCTATACGACCCGACTTTTTCTTCGGGTATAGTAGCCAGACAGACGCCTGTGCAGCGTGATGTTCTGCCAGCCACTCCCGCCATTGCTGACGGTTCTCGGGGAAGAACGTGTTGATTTCCTGTTGCATCCGTTTTTACCCTGAATGTAAGAAGGGGCCGACTACTGCCGACCCCTCGCCTATCGTATTTTGCGCCCGCTTATTTCACGACCGTTGCCTCCAGTTCGACGGTTGCGGTCTGGAAAAGCCCTTTTACTTCGATCAGCGTTGTGGCCTGTTTGATACCGTGTTTGGCGGTAAAATTCTGGTACAGGTCGACGCAGGTCGTGAAAAATTCGGCAGTCGAGGTGGTAAATACATTCAGCCGCACGATGTTTTTGCACTCATAGCCCGCTTCGCTGATAAGCTGCTCCACGTTCTGAAACGTCTGTATCAGTTGCGCCCGCATATCGCCGTCCACGAGCTGCCCCTGCTCGTTCATCGCAACCTGGCCGGAGCAATAGAGCGTACCGGCGGGCTGCTTCACTTCGACGGCCTGCGCCGAGTTGGTATACTCACCCCATTTCCACGGATCAATCGTTCGCTTTTCCATTGTACTGTGTGTTGCGTTTAGTGCGTGTTCAACAGTACAAAGGTCATCTCACACACTGACAGCCCTATGTCATACCCTGTCCGGACGGGCAAAAAAAAGTGTGTGCTTTCTGGGCCAGTTCACACAATTCCTGCTGCAAAGCGGGTGGTTCAAGCACGGTAACGGCCCCGGCATAGGGTAGCAGCCAGGCAGCGATGTAAGGCAGCGATCCGATGAAAAACGTCATTTCCACGCTGCCATCGGGTAGTTGCCGGTCAGAAGCCCAGCCGTATTGCAGTTTGGTGTCGTGGAGTCGCTGGGCCGGTTCTGGTAGTACTGCCGATGGCTGAAATTGAATAACAACCTTCTCCCGCCCCGCCCGATTGGCCGTATCAGCCCAGTATTGCTGCAAGGTTTCGGGCCGGGCGGCAAAGACCTCACCGGTAAGCGACAACTGCTGAATACGATCGAGCCGGAAGTTGCGGAACGACTGCCGCAATCGGCAGTAGGCAACCGTGTGCCATTGCTGACTCAGGTACAACCCGATCGGCTCAATGTCGCGCACCGTCGATTCGCCGGTGTCGGCGGCACTGTAGTGCAGCCGCACGACCTGCTGCTGCGTAATGGCGGTTACCAGTTGCTGATACGTGTTTGGTCGGTCGGGCTGATCGGAGGAGCCGAGCACCTGAATATGGGGCGCAATGGTTTCCAGCTTATCCCGGTCGGCGCGCCGGAGCGCAGCACGCAGCTTATCCATGGCGGCACCGGTGCGCTGGGCCGTGTATGTATCCGTCAGGCCAGCCGCCAGCTTTTCGGCCGTAAGCAGCGCAATCGCTTCTTCGCTGGTAAACATGACCGGCGGCAGTCGGTAGCCGTCGAGCAGCGTGTAACCTTTCCCCTCGACAGTCACGACGGGAACGCCCGCCTGTTCGAGCGTTCGGATGTCGCGGTAAATAGTCCGGGTGCTGACCGAGAACCGACGTGCCAATTCACTGGCCGTCAGCGTTCGCTTGGTTTGCAGAAGTGTCAGCAGAGCCACCAGCCGGGCGAGTCGGGTCGTTTCGTCGTTGTCGGTCATGGGCTGGTGAAGTCGCGGGTTGGTGGGTCAGACAGCCGGGTTAGTCAACAGACAGCACGCGGTAGGGTTGTTTGTTGAACGAGAGCACATCGCCTGGCTTGTGCCCACTCAGCAGGGCGGCAATGGGCGACGCCGGAGACACCGCAAAATAATCGGTGCCGTCGACGGTCAGTTTACCGGCACTGATGCTGATGAAAAAGCGGCCCCGATCGGTACTCACCAGACTCCCCGGCTGGGCGGTTTCGTAGGCCTTATCGACATTGATTCGGGTCAGCTCCTGTTGCAGCTTAAGGGCTTCGGCCAACAGCTGTGCGTGGCGGTCGCGCTCGATCTGCGCCATCGCCCGGCCGGTTTCGTACTTGTCGCCTGCGCTGCTTTTCGACTCTTCGTTGGCCGATTCCTGCGCGGCTTCCATTGCCTGCCGGGCGGTGTCGATGCGCTGCTGCACGTAGGTCTGGCAGGCCTGCATCAGGGCCTGCCGGACTGATTGTTCGGATTGTATACTCACAAATTCTTCTTTTTCAGTTCGTTCACAGCATACCGGACCGCCCGTGCGGTCAGGGCCATAAACGTAATGGATGGGTTTTGCGTACCGGTAGAAGTCATGCAGGCCCCATCGGTGACAAACACGTTTTTCACGCTGTGTAGCTGATTGTGGGCGTTGAGCATCGACGTTTTCGGGTCGTGGCCCATCCTGACGCCCCCCATCTCGTGAATATCAAGGCCAGGATTGCGGTGATCGTCGTACGGGCGAATGTTTTTACAACCCGATTTGTCCAGCATCTCGCTGCCCTCCGTCATAAAATCCTGCATCGACTTCAGGTCGTTATCATCGTAGCCGATGGACGTGACCAGTTGTGGAATACCCCACGCGTCTTTCTGGTCGGTGCTGAGCCGGACGTGGTTTTCTTTTTTCGGGATGGTTTCGCCCTGCATCATCATAAACACGTGCCACGCACCGGGGTCACTCAGGTCATCCTTGAAATCGGCCCCGAATCCGGCCTGCCCGCTGCCCCGTTGCCAACCAGCCCGCGCTGCGCTGAACGCCACCATGTAGCCCCGCAGAAACCGGGACGCCGGGCCGCTCGTTTCCTGCTTGCCGACGTTGCGGAAGTTGGGCATAAACGCCGTTGTCGGTCGCCGACCGTAGTAATAGCCATCGGGAAAGCCGTCGTAATCGGCCACGATATTGCCCCGGTAGTTGTGGAACATGACGTACTGCCCCAGCACCCCACTGTCGTTGCCCAGCCCGGTCGGAAATCGGCGCGATGTGGAGTTCAGCAGGATTAGATTGGTATTCAGGCAGGCGGCATTGACGAAAATAATCCGGGCATAATACTCGGTCGTTTGCTTCGTGTGCGCATCGATCACCCGCACACCCGTCGCCCGCCCTTCGCTTCGTCGTAGATGATCGACTGCACCACCGCGTCGGGCCGCAGGGTCAGCTTTCCCGTTTTGGCCGCCCACGGCAGCGTACTTGAATTGCTGCTGAAATACCCGCCATACGGGCAACCCCGATAGCATAGATGCCGCGCCTGACACTGCGTTCGGCCCTGATCGTAGTGAATCTGTTTCGGCTCGGTCAGGTGCGCGCAACGGCCGATAATCACGTGCCGGTCATTGTAGTGCTCCGCCACGCGTTTCTGAATCTGCTTTTCAACGCAGTTTAGCTCCCACGGCTTCAAAAATTCGCCGTCAGGCAATGTCTCCAGCCCGTCGCGGTTGCCGCTGATTCCCACAAATTTCTCGACATGGCTGTACCAGGGCGCGATGTCGTTATAGCGGATCGGCCAGTCAATGGCGGCCCCGTCGCGGGCGTTGGCTTCAAAATCGAACCGGCTCCAGCGCTGGGTTTGACGCGCCCAGATCAGCGATTTGCCACCCACCTGATAGCCCCGAATCCAGTCGAACGGTTTTTCCTGTACATAGGCATGCTCGGCGTCTTTGACGAAAAACTGCTGCGTGGCTTCGTCGAGTGCGTAGCATTTCGTCGCGACGGGGTTCTCGCGATCGAACGACTCCGGCATACGGTTTCGGTGGGGAAACTCCCACGGGTTGAGCGTTGCAGTGGGGTAATCGGTGATGTGCTGCACATCGCGACCGCGCTCCAGCACCAGCGTTCGCAACCCCTGTTCGCATAATTCTTTCGCTGCCCAGCCCCCGCTGATCCCCGACCCGATCACGATGGCATCGTAGGTCTGCTTCTCGGCTGCATCACCGGTTATGTTCATGGTACACGGGGTTGGTTGATCGGTTGGCGGTTGGTCTCGCCAAAACAAATATATCGAAAACGACCCGGTTACCCGTACAGACACCCGCTTGCCCCGATTCGACGGGCTATTCCCCGGCCGGGCCTTATGTTTGCATCACAAGCTAACCAAACACGTATGAAACGATTTGAGTACCGTGTCCTTGATGTATCTGCCACAGGATTCTGGGGCGGGAAAGTTGACGCGCAGGAGCTGACCAACAAATTGAACGAACTGGGCCGGGAAGGCTGGGAATTAACTTCATCCGTCGATCTGAACATGACGCAGGGGGCTTCTGTCAGCGTACTTATCATGCTAAAACGCGAACTACAATGACCCTTGATGAAGCCCAACAAACCGTCGACAACTG is part of the Spirosoma rhododendri genome and encodes:
- a CDS encoding GMC oxidoreductase, with protein sequence MGGQNGKADPAARRGGAVDHLRRSEGRATGVRVIDAHTKQTTEYYARIIFVNAACLNTNLILLNSTSRRFPTGLGNDSGVLGQYVMFHNYRGNIVADYDGFPDGYYYGRRPTTAFMPNFRNVGKQETSGPASRFLRGYMVAFSAARAGWQRGSGQAGFGADFKDDLSDPGAWHVFMMMQGETIPKKENHVRLSTDQKDAWGIPQLVTSIGYDDNDLKSMQDFMTEGSEMLDKSGCKNIRPYDDHRNPGLDIHEMGGVRMGHDPKTSMLNAHNQLHSVKNVFVTDGACMTSTGTQNPSITFMALTARAVRYAVNELKKKNL
- a CDS encoding YdeI/OmpD-associated family protein, coding for MQQEINTFFPENRQQWREWLAEHHAAQASVWLLYPKKKSGRIGVTYNEAVEEALCFGWIDSTAKPVDADTFMQFFCPRKPKSGWSKVNKERLVRLVDVGLMMPAGMASIERAKENGSWLLLDEAEAQVIPADLATELAERPTANEFFTSLCRSDKRTLLIWISAARRSETRQKRIAELVDCAEQRLKPKLLPRPKKEV
- a CDS encoding 3-oxoacyl-ACP synthase, whose amino-acid sequence is MQSEQSVRQALMQACQTYVQQRIDTARQAMEAAQESANEESKSSAGDKYETGRAMAQIERDRHAQLLAEALKLQQELTRINVDKAYETAQPGSLVSTDRGRFFISISAGKLTVDGTDYFAVSPASPIAALLSGHKPGDVLSFNKQPYRVLSVD
- a CDS encoding DUF4177 domain-containing protein; translated protein: MKRFEYRVLDVSATGFWGGKVDAQELTNKLNELGREGWELTSSVDLNMTQGASVSVLIMLKRELQ
- a CDS encoding helix-turn-helix transcriptional regulator produces the protein MTDNDETTRLARLVALLTLLQTKRTLTASELARRFSVSTRTIYRDIRTLEQAGVPVVTVEGKGYTLLDGYRLPPVMFTSEEAIALLTAEKLAAGLTDTYTAQRTGAAMDKLRAALRRADRDKLETIAPHIQVLGSSDQPDRPNTYQQLVTAITQQQVVRLHYSAADTGESTVRDIEPIGLYLSQQWHTVAYCRLRQSFRNFRLDRIQQLSLTGEVFAARPETLQQYWADTANRAGREKVVIQFQPSAVLPEPAQRLHDTKLQYGWASDRQLPDGSVEMTFFIGSLPYIAAWLLPYAGAVTVLEPPALQQELCELAQKAHTFFCPSGQGMT
- a CDS encoding glycosyltransferase family 39 protein, which encodes MFHTAPTYVDPALPSTYQPRKFYVPPSIILLLLIALAFGLRVYKSGVHGIYLDEKLTLVCTQGVVYEGSNQHDVFFTPGKTYFTPAEFWKPKTLTDYNEAIIRSDISNSPAYTAMLSAWIDAFGISDFSIRFPSVLFSTFIVILIYVLARRYLKSEPLALLCAFLAAIEPFFIAYSHMARSYCTTISMSLLATYLFLCILDRRAEGKQPIGLYIGYGLAFALTMLGHYLGALVFVCHGLYMLLYVRDWRTYVGLLITGVTAFLAILPWFVIGGGKYVFMTMAYQAQFYKKLADTNPFNNGFGLILPTTIINVFRRMELIVADLFMLSNGVTGETLGFRNLLVATVLGIAATAFVYQSERRSATPSWVKVAVPLLLVVGYSVYTTHSPRLLVAAALPLFVLMAYRAVRSFGQSLERRFLVLMGLLTIVPTLFIVVMAFRNGHTYGITQRYTSFSFPYAIVLVGMTVWQIFREPAYLRWTLSAILLIQLGYVAKLLNRVYEDQASKYTYFGRYRDSNPYARAADQPVVHARRHRTIPIAPQCPTRRGGENLLELFGSRRPAYKPVSATQGYVHTADGHDPNGPYSPEAWEYRSSHHRVRF
- a CDS encoding RidA family protein; the encoded protein is MEKRTIDPWKWGEYTNSAQAVEVKQPAGTLYCSGQVAMNEQGQLVDGDMRAQLIQTFQNVEQLISEAGYECKNIVRLNVFTTSTAEFFTTCVDLYQNFTAKHGIKQATTLIEVKGLFQTATVELEATVVK